Proteins co-encoded in one Methylomonas albis genomic window:
- a CDS encoding restriction endonuclease, producing the protein MSLVNSILKNIGASRAARHQEKEHGRYGDNLAAVGGEKKPTVAPARWDKPFLRSLEWKRYEDVCMEYLRIKNCHANVTCIGADGGIDIKIADPTGKVFAIGQCKSWNRPIGVSLIRELYGIMAADNVRHGIFLTTSEYSKDALEFAKGKNLLLIDCDEFVSLVNNLDEISHKRLDDMARAGDYQVPTCVKCGTKMVKRTAKSGKNAGGEFWGCANYPKCKITMHVKQ; encoded by the coding sequence ATGAGTTTGGTTAATTCAATTCTTAAAAACATCGGTGCCAGCCGTGCAGCGCGGCATCAAGAGAAGGAACATGGCCGTTACGGCGATAATTTAGCGGCTGTTGGCGGTGAAAAGAAACCGACTGTTGCGCCGGCCCGTTGGGACAAGCCTTTTTTGCGGTCGTTGGAATGGAAGCGATATGAGGATGTTTGCATGGAGTATCTTAGAATCAAGAACTGCCATGCCAATGTGACGTGTATCGGTGCCGACGGCGGTATCGATATTAAAATCGCGGACCCTACCGGCAAGGTGTTTGCCATCGGCCAATGTAAATCCTGGAACCGCCCCATCGGCGTAAGCTTAATTCGAGAGCTTTACGGCATCATGGCGGCAGATAATGTGCGCCACGGTATTTTTCTGACCACGTCGGAATACAGTAAGGATGCCTTGGAGTTTGCCAAGGGTAAAAACCTGTTATTGATCGACTGCGACGAATTCGTTAGCTTGGTGAACAACCTGGACGAAATCAGCCACAAGCGCTTGGACGACATGGCCCGCGCCGGCGATTACCAGGTGCCGACTTGCGTCAAATGCGGCACTAAAATGGTGAAGCGCACCGCCAAATCAGGCAAGAACGCCGGCGGGGAGTTTTGGGGATGCGCGAATTATCCTAAGTGCAAGATTACGATGCATGTAAAGCAATGA
- a CDS encoding phage integrase yields the protein MTIKKQESGEWFADIRPNGVNGKRYRKSFPTKAEALRWEAWIKAHKTQQPDWEPTPKDTRRLSELVDKWHEAHGRHLKDGENRLLMVRNMCNRLKNPRATEIDADTFLAYRNERLAAGVSPNTINHEQTYLNAIFNELARLGDWSETNPIGKVKKLKLDEIELKYLSLEEIGELLRILQASKSDAFHIARICLATGARWGEAETISGEQIKPSLIRFEKTKNSKGRAVPIDADFFESLPKGKGRLFRDGYKTFQRLAEQCSFELPKGQLTHVLRHTFASHFMMNGGNILTLQKILGHGSLNMTMRYAHLAPEHLEEAKRLNPLCKL from the coding sequence ATGACGATAAAAAAACAGGAGTCCGGCGAATGGTTTGCCGATATTCGACCGAACGGAGTTAACGGAAAGCGGTATCGAAAGAGCTTTCCGACTAAGGCGGAGGCGTTACGCTGGGAAGCCTGGATTAAAGCGCATAAGACGCAACAGCCGGATTGGGAACCTACGCCAAAAGATACCAGGAGGCTTTCGGAGTTGGTCGATAAATGGCACGAGGCGCACGGAAGGCATTTGAAGGACGGGGAAAACAGGCTGTTGATGGTTAGGAATATGTGTAATCGGTTGAAGAACCCCAGAGCAACGGAGATCGACGCCGATACTTTTTTAGCGTATCGCAACGAACGTTTGGCGGCGGGTGTGTCGCCCAATACGATCAATCACGAACAGACTTATCTGAATGCGATTTTTAACGAGCTGGCTCGGCTGGGCGATTGGTCGGAGACTAATCCCATCGGCAAAGTTAAAAAACTGAAGCTGGACGAAATCGAGCTGAAGTATTTGAGCCTGGAGGAAATCGGCGAGTTGCTGAGGATTTTACAGGCATCGAAAAGCGATGCTTTCCATATCGCGCGGATTTGCCTAGCCACCGGCGCGCGTTGGGGCGAAGCGGAGACGATCAGCGGAGAGCAAATCAAGCCGAGCCTGATTCGCTTCGAGAAGACGAAGAACAGTAAGGGCCGCGCTGTGCCTATCGATGCGGATTTTTTCGAGAGTTTACCCAAAGGCAAAGGCCGGCTATTTCGGGACGGTTATAAGACTTTCCAGCGCCTTGCCGAGCAATGCAGTTTCGAACTACCCAAGGGCCAGCTTACCCACGTCCTGCGGCACACCTTCGCCAGTCATTTTATGATGAACGGCGGCAACATTCTGACCCTGCAAAAAATCCTAGGCCACGGCTCGTTAAACATGACGATGCGATATGCGCACCTGGCACCGGAGCATTTAGAGGAAGCGAAGCGGTTGAATCCGCTTTGCAAACTATGA
- a CDS encoding sulfite exporter TauE/SafE family protein translates to MEHNMEGMDHAMHGMTEMAAATGFDYSLAFVAGFLGSGHCLGMCGALVSGYFMRAGKSRSYLPYIAYQAARISVYTLIGVLAASLGVVLVSSGLFGKIQSILQMIMGAVVIVLALGVLGWIPWQGSVRLIPMQLLRKGYAAANQKGPLLGSIIAGVLNGLMPCMLTFAMAVKATTATTLLEGGALMLAFGAGTLPMMLFISVAFGKMSVKLRGLMLKAAAFIMLLMGANTINNGLSFYQDQNFNHSHFLVFVQDKLDELIVFLHETLNYIGSMLSSIQGG, encoded by the coding sequence ATGGAACACAATATGGAAGGAATGGATCATGCCATGCACGGCATGACCGAAATGGCTGCCGCTACGGGATTTGATTATTCACTGGCTTTCGTTGCCGGATTTTTGGGCAGCGGGCACTGCCTGGGGATGTGTGGCGCGCTGGTTTCCGGCTATTTCATGCGGGCCGGGAAAAGCCGTAGTTACCTGCCGTATATTGCTTATCAAGCCGCCCGTATTTCGGTGTATACGCTGATCGGCGTGCTGGCAGCATCTTTAGGTGTGGTTTTGGTGTCTAGCGGCTTGTTCGGCAAGATCCAAAGTATCTTGCAAATGATCATGGGGGCGGTTGTGATCGTGTTGGCGCTAGGCGTATTGGGCTGGATACCCTGGCAAGGCTCGGTACGATTGATTCCAATGCAATTACTACGCAAAGGTTACGCTGCGGCCAATCAAAAAGGCCCCTTGCTGGGTTCGATAATAGCCGGTGTATTAAACGGCTTGATGCCTTGCATGCTGACCTTTGCAATGGCGGTAAAAGCCACCACGGCGACAACCCTGCTTGAGGGCGGAGCATTGATGCTGGCGTTTGGTGCGGGCACCTTGCCAATGATGCTGTTTATCAGCGTCGCATTCGGTAAAATGAGCGTGAAACTACGCGGTTTGATGCTGAAGGCCGCGGCGTTCATCATGTTATTGATGGGGGCCAATACCATTAACAACGGTTTGAGTTTTTACCAAGATCAAAACTTCAACCACAGTCACTTTTTGGTGTTTGTGCAGGATAAACTTGATGAACTAATTGTTTTTCTGCATGAAACGCTCAATTATATCGGCAGTATGCTGAGCAGTATTCAAGGGGGGTGA
- a CDS encoding heavy metal translocating P-type ATPase: MEIDTRNYAHFSVRHQLKNRIRIITPVLLRDPERGYILEILLKKRPEIKLVRSVFEIGSVAIEFDSGQLPVKNLLIMLDAVLGNIALKQTELKKDKKKTFDGPLQEVDLAVQGMSCASCALLIEMVLNRDERVKKAGVNFATETVTVQGQLSKAEVIDKIEKLGYGAMPIDTLSQRKRLIEKELQRIDVARRRFIWAGLLTAPVVTIAMTMGGRTWMHWLQFALTTQVVFGTGRQFFSKAYRLAKQRAANMDSLIALGVGSAYGYSIPSLFRQRGHVYFEAAAAIITFVLLGRYLEERARGKAGEAIRKLVDLQPQIATLLLDDGSERIVDIDDIKIDDVMLVRPGEKIPTDGLVIAGLSTVDEAMITGESMPVVKNIGQQVIGGCVNGNGVLHIKATAIGMDTVLAGIVHMVDQAQAAKLPIQKQVDKISAVFVPAVMAISGATLAGWLLAGAPFAFAFGNAITVLLIACPCALGLATPAAIMVGTGQAAKQGVYIRNGESLEIASKLNAIVFDKTGTITEGKPRVSKVYKLSRLAENKLLMLAASAENNSEHFLGKAVVAYARDAGVELQECAYFYSETGHGIRAEVEGYKLLLGNRAWLENQQVDVSRLVEQADNFADQGQTPVYMAVNGKEAAIFAIADNPRQEAAAAIARLHELGIKTMMVTGDTERTAHYIAENVGITDVVANAKPEQKLQIIRQLQDEGHNVGMIGDGINDAPALAAANVGFAVGSGTDIAIESADLTLVQGDIGKVTATIELSAFTIRVIKQNLFWAFGYNTIAIPVAALGKLNPMIASVAMALSSVSVIVNSLRLNK; encoded by the coding sequence ATGGAAATCGATACTCGAAACTACGCGCATTTTTCCGTTCGACACCAGCTAAAAAATCGGATCCGTATCATTACCCCGGTGTTGCTCCGTGATCCGGAGCGCGGTTATATCCTGGAAATTCTGCTGAAAAAGCGCCCGGAAATTAAACTGGTGCGTTCGGTGTTTGAGATCGGCTCGGTAGCCATCGAATTCGATTCCGGCCAATTGCCGGTGAAAAATTTATTGATTATGTTGGATGCGGTGTTGGGCAATATCGCACTGAAGCAAACCGAGTTAAAAAAAGACAAGAAAAAAACCTTCGACGGGCCGCTGCAAGAAGTTGATTTGGCGGTACAAGGTATGAGTTGTGCCTCGTGCGCATTATTGATTGAGATGGTTTTAAACCGCGACGAACGCGTGAAAAAGGCCGGTGTTAATTTCGCCACCGAAACCGTCACAGTGCAGGGACAGCTCAGCAAGGCTGAGGTGATCGATAAGATCGAAAAATTGGGGTATGGCGCCATGCCCATCGATACGCTCTCGCAGCGGAAGCGGCTCATCGAAAAGGAGTTGCAACGAATTGACGTAGCCCGGCGTCGATTCATATGGGCAGGGCTGTTAACCGCACCCGTGGTGACGATAGCCATGACGATGGGTGGCCGCACCTGGATGCATTGGTTACAGTTTGCACTGACTACGCAGGTGGTATTCGGCACCGGCAGGCAGTTTTTTAGCAAGGCGTATCGGTTGGCCAAGCAGCGCGCGGCCAATATGGATAGTCTAATCGCGCTGGGTGTGGGTTCGGCTTATGGCTACAGCATCCCGTCTCTGTTTAGGCAGCGCGGCCACGTGTATTTCGAAGCGGCGGCAGCCATCATTACCTTTGTGCTGTTGGGCCGCTATTTGGAAGAGCGAGCCAGAGGCAAAGCCGGCGAAGCGATACGTAAATTGGTCGATCTGCAACCGCAAATTGCCACTTTGTTGCTGGATGACGGTAGCGAACGCATCGTCGATATAGATGATATTAAAATCGACGATGTAATGCTGGTGAGGCCGGGCGAAAAAATTCCGACCGACGGTTTGGTGATTGCCGGCCTTTCCACGGTCGACGAAGCAATGATCACTGGTGAGAGTATGCCGGTCGTAAAGAACATAGGCCAGCAAGTGATCGGTGGTTGTGTCAACGGCAACGGCGTGTTGCATATCAAGGCCACGGCGATAGGCATGGATACTGTGTTGGCGGGCATTGTGCATATGGTCGATCAAGCCCAAGCTGCCAAGCTGCCGATTCAGAAGCAGGTCGATAAAATTTCGGCGGTATTTGTGCCGGCGGTGATGGCAATATCCGGCGCGACCCTCGCGGGTTGGCTACTGGCTGGCGCGCCGTTTGCGTTTGCCTTTGGCAATGCGATCACGGTGTTATTGATTGCTTGTCCTTGCGCCTTGGGTTTGGCTACGCCGGCGGCGATTATGGTCGGCACCGGCCAGGCAGCCAAGCAGGGCGTGTACATCCGCAATGGCGAAAGCTTGGAAATTGCCAGCAAATTGAACGCTATTGTCTTCGACAAGACCGGCACTATCACCGAGGGCAAGCCCAGGGTGAGCAAAGTCTACAAATTATCGCGCCTGGCCGAAAACAAATTGCTGATGTTGGCGGCATCCGCCGAGAACAATTCCGAGCATTTTCTGGGCAAAGCGGTGGTGGCTTATGCCAGAGACGCGGGTGTCGAGTTGCAGGAATGCGCTTATTTTTATAGCGAAACCGGCCACGGTATTCGCGCCGAGGTGGAGGGTTATAAATTGTTGCTGGGCAATCGGGCTTGGCTGGAGAATCAGCAAGTTGATGTAAGTCGCTTAGTGGAGCAGGCCGACAATTTTGCTGATCAAGGGCAAACCCCGGTTTACATGGCGGTCAACGGCAAGGAAGCGGCTATATTCGCGATTGCCGATAATCCACGCCAGGAAGCCGCCGCCGCTATTGCGCGGCTGCACGAATTGGGTATCAAAACCATGATGGTCACTGGCGATACCGAAAGAACCGCTCACTATATTGCTGAGAACGTAGGCATAACCGATGTGGTTGCTAACGCCAAACCCGAGCAAAAATTGCAAATTATTCGCCAGTTGCAGGACGAGGGACACAACGTCGGCATGATAGGCGACGGTATTAACGATGCTCCGGCTCTGGCGGCGGCCAATGTTGGCTTTGCAGTCGGCAGCGGTACCGATATCGCTATCGAATCCGCCGATTTAACCCTGGTACAGGGCGATATTGGTAAGGTCACTGCTACTATCGAACTTAGCGCGTTTACCATTCGCGTCATCAAGCAAAATCTGTTTTGGGCGTTCGGTTACAACACCATAGCGATTCCGGTGGCGGCGTTGGGTAAACTCAATCCGATGATCGCTTCTGTGGCTATGGCCTTAAGCTCGGTGTCCGTTATCGTCAATTCACTTAGATTGAACAAATAA
- a CDS encoding ubiquitin family protein, with the protein MAIQKEFVLRYRHDGHVRFQVPAQVCQSAVAALISQKLSAVNGVQSVSLYRGQGKLSIRYDETICGFTSLAKQLFQMLAELEQQGHFESKPLVEQAKKSVLGIKKRLQRTRLGGWVSKKYQAGKETVQAAKIIGKVSTKGPKALFKDPEKATIDFLNDVLVLYLIKTHWTRITQEWLVKPIVHRYEWMAVLYMFFLLVRSRRPK; encoded by the coding sequence ATGGCTATCCAAAAAGAATTTGTACTACGTTATCGACATGACGGCCATGTGCGTTTTCAAGTGCCCGCTCAAGTGTGTCAATCGGCCGTGGCGGCCTTGATAAGTCAGAAGCTTAGCGCGGTAAACGGCGTCCAGTCCGTGAGTCTATATCGGGGGCAGGGTAAATTGTCCATACGCTACGACGAAACGATCTGCGGATTTACTAGCTTGGCTAAGCAATTGTTTCAAATGCTTGCCGAGTTAGAGCAGCAAGGCCATTTTGAAAGCAAACCGCTAGTTGAGCAGGCTAAAAAATCGGTTCTTGGGATCAAAAAGCGTTTGCAGCGTACCCGCTTAGGTGGTTGGGTCAGTAAGAAATATCAAGCCGGTAAGGAAACGGTGCAGGCGGCCAAAATTATCGGCAAGGTCAGCACCAAAGGTCCGAAAGCCCTATTTAAAGATCCCGAGAAAGCCACGATCGATTTTTTAAACGATGTGCTGGTCTTGTATCTGATCAAAACCCACTGGACCCGCATCACCCAGGAGTGGCTAGTCAAGCCGATTGTTCATCGCTACGAGTGGATGGCGGTGCTTTATATGTTTTTCCTTTTAGTGCGTTCGCGCCGGCCTAAATAG
- a CDS encoding heavy metal translocating P-type ATPase metal-binding domain-containing protein — protein sequence MDENKKSCDLCGLAVEVEGFKLKTLQGEKRFCCEGCKGIYHMLHEAQVLPEDADDSTHTQS from the coding sequence ATGGATGAGAACAAGAAAAGCTGTGATCTTTGCGGATTAGCCGTAGAAGTGGAAGGGTTTAAATTAAAAACCCTGCAAGGCGAAAAGCGTTTTTGCTGCGAAGGATGCAAGGGGATTTATCACATGCTGCACGAAGCACAGGTTTTGCCTGAAGACGCCGACGATTCAACACACACCCAGTCTTAA
- a CDS encoding aspartate kinase: protein MALYVYKFGGTSVGTVERIKAVADKVKKAHDAGDQIVVVVSAMSGETNRLVSLAKEIQPQPTDRELDVLLSTGEQVTIALLSMALHQVGCEARSYTGAQVRILTDSAHTKARIREIDEANMRADLDAGRVVVVAGFQGVDEHGNITTLGRGGSDTTGVALAAALKADECHIYTDVDGVYTTDPRVVPKARRLDSITFEEMLEMASLGSKVLQIRSVEFAGKYNVKLRVLSSFMEGNGTLITYEESEMERALISGIAFNRDEAKLTLTGVPDLPGVASKILGPIAAENIEVDMIVQNISANGTTDFTFTVNRNDFARAQKVLEGLRVDLGGNTTLIGDSSIVKVSIVGVGMRSHAGIASTMFKVLADEGINIQMISTSEIKISVVVDEKYLELAVRALHKAFGLDQE, encoded by the coding sequence ATGGCATTGTACGTCTATAAATTTGGCGGAACTTCTGTTGGTACGGTCGAACGTATCAAGGCTGTCGCCGATAAAGTTAAAAAAGCCCACGATGCGGGCGATCAGATTGTGGTGGTGGTGTCCGCGATGAGCGGCGAGACCAATCGCCTCGTGAGCTTGGCGAAAGAAATACAGCCGCAGCCGACCGACCGGGAACTGGATGTGTTGCTGTCCACCGGCGAGCAGGTCACCATTGCTTTGCTGTCGATGGCCTTGCATCAGGTGGGTTGTGAGGCGCGCTCTTATACTGGCGCTCAAGTGCGCATCCTGACCGATAGCGCTCACACCAAGGCGCGGATACGCGAGATTGACGAAGCCAATATGCGTGCCGATCTGGATGCCGGGCGGGTCGTCGTCGTCGCCGGTTTTCAGGGCGTGGACGAGCATGGCAATATCACTACGCTGGGTCGGGGTGGTTCGGATACCACCGGCGTGGCATTAGCGGCGGCCTTGAAGGCCGACGAATGTCATATCTATACCGATGTTGATGGCGTGTATACCACCGACCCGCGCGTGGTGCCAAAAGCCCGCCGTCTGGATAGCATTACCTTTGAAGAAATGCTGGAAATGGCCAGCCTCGGTTCTAAAGTCTTGCAAATCCGCTCGGTTGAGTTCGCCGGCAAATATAATGTCAAATTGCGCGTATTGTCTTCGTTCATGGAAGGCAACGGCACCCTAATTACCTACGAGGAATCAGAAATGGAAAGAGCGTTAATTTCAGGCATCGCGTTTAACCGGGACGAGGCCAAGCTGACCTTGACCGGCGTGCCTGATCTGCCGGGTGTGGCGTCGAAAATCCTGGGGCCGATCGCTGCGGAAAATATCGAAGTGGATATGATCGTACAGAATATTTCCGCCAATGGCACCACTGATTTCACTTTTACCGTCAACCGCAACGATTTTGCCCGCGCACAGAAAGTGTTGGAAGGCTTGCGCGTCGATCTGGGGGGCAATACGACTCTCATCGGCGATAGCAGTATCGTCAAGGTGTCCATCGTCGGTGTCGGTATGCGCTCGCATGCCGGCATTGCCAGTACCATGTTTAAAGTCTTGGCCGATGAAGGGATCAATATCCAGATGATTTCTACGTCCGAGATCAAGATTTCCGTCGTGGTCGACGAGAAATATCTGGAATTGGCGGTGCGCGCGCTACACAAAGCGTTTGGCCTGGATCAGGAATAA
- a CDS encoding CCDC90 family protein: MQNHVNINTFPCNCKIKETSGMTTITFDTHVFVKKLKAVGFTEEQAEVFAAEQARLIEDQLATKHDLLELETNLRREVKQSELLLQAKMSESKAEMVRWVVGVGMLQITLITALLLRLLPG; this comes from the coding sequence TTGCAAAATCATGTCAACATCAATACATTTCCCTGTAATTGCAAAATAAAGGAAACAAGCGGAATGACCACGATCACATTCGATACTCATGTCTTTGTAAAGAAACTGAAAGCTGTCGGTTTTACCGAAGAGCAAGCGGAGGTTTTCGCTGCAGAACAGGCACGATTGATCGAAGATCAATTGGCTACCAAGCATGATTTGCTTGAACTCGAAACCAATTTGCGTCGTGAAGTCAAGCAATCTGAATTGCTGCTCCAAGCCAAAATGTCAGAAAGTAAAGCCGAGATGGTCCGCTGGGTTGTCGGTGTCGGTATGTTGCAAATTACATTGATAACAGCGTTGCTGTTACGGTTGTTGCCGGGGTAA
- a CDS encoding DUF2281 domain-containing protein, with protein MNIAEQIYETVKTLPEQTACEVLSFAESLKAKQVDEDRLRREKALATLAKYRGRYKAEKFQREDRFGH; from the coding sequence ATGAACATTGCCGAACAAATTTACGAAACCGTCAAAACCTTGCCCGAACAAACTGCCTGTGAGGTATTGAGTTTTGCGGAAAGTTTGAAAGCCAAACAAGTCGACGAAGATCGCTTGCGTCGGGAGAAGGCGCTGGCTACGTTGGCTAAATATCGCGGCCGTTATAAAGCTGAAAAATTCCAGCGTGAAGATCGTTTTGGTCATTAA
- a CDS encoding type II toxin-antitoxin system HicA family toxin produces MKRRDLLKILEGMGCRLSRHGGNHDWYTNEETRQSQAVPRHNEINDYLAKTIIKKLSGK; encoded by the coding sequence ATGAAAAGACGGGATTTGCTAAAAATTCTTGAAGGAATGGGTTGTCGTTTATCTAGGCACGGTGGCAACCACGATTGGTATACCAACGAAGAAACGCGGCAATCTCAGGCGGTGCCGAGGCATAACGAAATTAACGATTATCTAGCCAAAACGATTATCAAGAAATTGAGTGGTAAATAG
- a CDS encoding type II toxin-antitoxin system HicB family antitoxin — protein sequence MKTVEYTCWKDGDFYLGFLNEYPDYLTQGETKLELQENLLDLFKDFETQEIPFIRKVETLQVA from the coding sequence ATGAAAACGGTTGAATATACTTGCTGGAAAGACGGCGATTTCTACTTGGGTTTTCTGAATGAATATCCTGATTATCTGACACAAGGTGAAACCAAGCTGGAATTACAGGAAAATTTGTTGGATTTGTTTAAGGATTTTGAAACGCAGGAAATTCCTTTCATTCGTAAAGTGGAGACTTTGCAGGTCGCCTGA
- the alaS gene encoding alanine--tRNA ligase, with product MKKMTSAELRAAFLEFFRQHGHAVRPSSSLVPGNDPTLLFTNAGMVQFKDVFLGREKLDFTRAATSQRCVRAGGKHNDLENVGYTARHHTFFEMLGNFSFGDYFKRDAIHFAWDFLTKELGIPKERLWVTVFDEDSEAEAIWLEDVKHDPKRFSRIGAKDNFWSMGDVGPCGPCTEIFYDHGEHVAGGPPGSPDEDGDRYIEIWNLVFMQYDRDKDGNLTPLPAPSVDTGMGLERISAVMQGVHSNYEIDLFQNLLKVAAQLAGTSDLANSSLRVIADHIRSCAFMVADGVLPSNEGRGYVLRRIIRRAIRHGYRLGIQDTFFYKLVAPLVAEMGGAYPELANAQEQVERILKKEEERFAETLEQGMKILEACVAKMDGHVIPGDVVFLLYDTYGFPVDLTADFAREHKLSVDHAGFEVEMAAQRDRARAGGTFAADYDQDIKHDSSTEFTGYFHLDGSVQILGLFKQGQPVEALEAGDEGVVILDQTPFYAESGGQVGDSGRIECAGAVFEVHDTQKQGGKLFLHKGKVLQGSLNEGQACEVSVDAETRKATERNHSATHLLHAALRTVLGEHVAQKGSQVNAERLRFDFSHFEPMTPTEIATVERLVNEQIRLNNPVAAEIMAKDDAVKAGAMALFGEKYGDEVRVLKIGDFSTELCGGTHVDRAGDIGLFKIAGETGVAAGVRRLEAVTGQGALDWMDQREKALLSIAGLLKAAPDKAADKVHQLMEKTRGLEKELEKLKAKLASSAGDEMTNQAVDVNGVKVLAVKLDDVDPKALRDLADQLKNKLGSAALVLAAVSGDKVSLIASVSKDAMDKVKAGELVNFVATQVGGKGGGRPDMAQAGGNDPAGLPAALAAVPEWVRERLG from the coding sequence ATGAAAAAAATGACTAGCGCCGAATTGCGGGCCGCCTTTTTGGAATTCTTTCGCCAACACGGTCACGCCGTGCGCCCCTCCAGTTCGCTGGTGCCGGGTAACGATCCTACTTTGTTGTTTACCAACGCTGGGATGGTGCAATTCAAAGACGTATTCTTGGGGCGGGAAAAGCTCGATTTCACCCGTGCCGCCACCAGCCAGCGCTGCGTGCGGGCCGGCGGCAAGCATAACGATCTGGAAAACGTCGGTTACACCGCGCGCCACCATACCTTCTTCGAAATGCTCGGCAATTTCAGCTTCGGCGATTATTTCAAGCGTGATGCCATTCACTTTGCCTGGGACTTTCTGACCAAGGAATTGGGTATTCCCAAGGAAAGACTGTGGGTAACGGTGTTTGACGAAGATTCCGAAGCCGAAGCGATCTGGTTGGAAGACGTCAAACACGATCCGAAACGCTTCTCACGCATCGGCGCCAAAGACAATTTCTGGTCGATGGGCGATGTCGGTCCATGCGGCCCGTGCACCGAGATTTTCTACGATCACGGCGAACATGTCGCCGGCGGCCCTCCCGGCAGCCCGGACGAAGACGGCGACCGTTACATCGAAATCTGGAATTTGGTGTTCATGCAATACGACCGCGACAAGGACGGCAACCTGACGCCGCTGCCGGCGCCATCGGTCGATACCGGCATGGGCCTGGAGCGGATTTCGGCGGTGATGCAGGGCGTGCATAGTAACTACGAAATCGACCTGTTCCAAAACCTGTTAAAAGTGGCGGCGCAATTGGCCGGCACCAGCGATTTAGCCAATAGTTCGTTGCGGGTCATCGCCGATCACATTCGTTCTTGCGCCTTCATGGTCGCTGACGGCGTGTTGCCGTCGAACGAAGGTCGTGGTTACGTGTTGCGCCGAATTATCCGCCGGGCGATTCGTCACGGTTACCGCTTGGGTATTCAAGATACCTTCTTCTACAAACTGGTCGCACCGCTAGTGGCGGAAATGGGGGGGGCTTATCCAGAACTGGCGAATGCCCAGGAACAAGTCGAGCGGATACTGAAAAAAGAAGAAGAGCGCTTCGCGGAAACCCTGGAGCAAGGCATGAAAATTTTGGAAGCCTGCGTCGCCAAAATGGACGGCCATGTCATCCCCGGCGATGTGGTGTTCTTGCTGTACGACACTTACGGCTTCCCGGTGGATTTGACCGCCGACTTCGCTCGCGAGCACAAACTCAGCGTCGATCATGCCGGTTTCGAAGTGGAGATGGCCGCTCAGCGTGATCGGGCTCGCGCCGGCGGTACGTTTGCCGCTGATTACGATCAAGACATCAAACACGATAGCAGCACTGAATTTACCGGCTATTTCCACTTGGATGGTTCGGTACAAATCCTGGGCTTGTTCAAGCAAGGCCAGCCGGTCGAGGCTTTGGAAGCCGGCGACGAAGGTGTGGTTATTCTAGATCAAACCCCGTTTTACGCTGAATCCGGTGGTCAGGTCGGCGATAGCGGCCGTATCGAATGCGCTGGTGCAGTGTTTGAAGTTCACGACACCCAAAAACAGGGCGGCAAACTGTTTCTGCACAAAGGCAAGGTATTGCAGGGTTCACTCAACGAAGGCCAGGCTTGCGAAGTCAGCGTCGATGCGGAAACTCGCAAAGCCACCGAGCGCAACCATTCGGCAACCCATTTGCTGCACGCGGCATTGCGCACGGTATTAGGTGAACATGTCGCGCAGAAAGGGTCGCAAGTGAATGCTGAGCGTTTACGTTTCGACTTCTCGCATTTCGAACCGATGACGCCTACCGAAATTGCCACAGTCGAACGCTTGGTTAACGAGCAAATCCGCCTGAACAACCCGGTAGCCGCCGAAATTATGGCCAAAGACGACGCGGTGAAAGCCGGCGCGATGGCCTTGTTCGGCGAGAAATACGGCGATGAAGTGCGAGTATTGAAAATCGGTGATTTCTCCACCGAGCTTTGCGGCGGTACCCACGTTGATAGAGCCGGCGACATTGGCTTGTTCAAAATTGCCGGCGAAACCGGTGTCGCGGCAGGCGTGCGCCGTCTGGAAGCGGTCACCGGCCAAGGGGCGTTGGATTGGATGGATCAACGTGAAAAAGCCTTACTGAGCATCGCCGGTTTACTGAAAGCCGCGCCGGATAAGGCTGCCGACAAAGTCCATCAACTGATGGAAAAAACCCGCGGCCTGGAAAAAGAACTGGAAAAACTCAAGGCCAAACTGGCTAGCTCGGCCGGCGATGAAATGACTAACCAGGCTGTCGATGTCAACGGCGTGAAAGTGCTGGCCGTGAAACTCGACGATGTCGATCCGAAAGCCTTGCGCGACTTGGCCGATCAATTGAAAAACAAGTTGGGTAGCGCGGCCTTGGTATTGGCGGCGGTCAGTGGCGACAAGGTGAGCCTGATTGCCAGTGTGTCCAAGGATGCGATGGACAAGGTCAAAGCCGGCGAATTGGTGAATTTTGTTGCTACCCAAGTCGGTGGTAAAGGCGGCGGTCGCCCGGACATGGCGCAGGCAGGCGGTAACGATCCTGCCGGATTGCCGGCGGCTTTGGCGGCGGTGCCGGAGTGGGTGAGGGAAAGATTGGGTTAG